The following coding sequences lie in one Rutidosis leptorrhynchoides isolate AG116_Rl617_1_P2 chromosome 6, CSIRO_AGI_Rlap_v1, whole genome shotgun sequence genomic window:
- the LOC139854290 gene encoding uncharacterized protein, whose amino-acid sequence MVTITSAFLEIDPIVLCAICKDQFVIDDETKQLPCKHMYHPDCILPWLSNHNSCPVCRFQLPKEVVDVRVRRRSRSRVLRFGDLMEEVDDEVMLGLGFSNLHNHLYLESVDTPNVAFPYTHIGQTVDVDVLPDSELDNGVDRVSGWANWGMNLAGDGDGDVVIP is encoded by the coding sequence ATGGTTACGATCACATCCGCATTCCTTGAAATCGATCCGATCGTTCTATGCGCTATTTGTAAAGATCAATTTGTTATCGATGATGAAACGAAACAGTTACCGTGCAAACACATGTATCATCCTGATTGTATACTTCCGTGGCTTTCGAATCATAATTCGTGTCCGGTGTGCCGGTTTCAGTTACCTAAAGAAGTTGTGGATGTTAGAGTTAGGAGGAGGAGTAGGTCTAGGGTTTTGAGATTTGGCGATTTAATGGAGGAGGTTGATGATGAGGTGATGTTGGGGCTTGGATTTAGTAATCTTCATAATCATCTGTATTTGGAATCGGTGGATACTCCGAATGTTGCGTTTCCTTATACTCATATTGGACAGACTGTTGATGTTGATGTGTTGCCTGATTCGGAACTCGATAATGGCGTAGATCGTGTTTCTGGTTGGGCAAATTGGGGTATGAATTTGgcgggagatggtgatggtgatgttgTGATTCCGTGA